The Syngnathus scovelli strain Florida chromosome 17, RoL_Ssco_1.2, whole genome shotgun sequence sequence ATATTTGAATGGATTGTAATCACTGGACAATACACAGGCTGTTAAAAAGTTTTGCTTCTTATGTGGGAACTTTGACTCCGTAGTTCTGAGCAATAATTTATGTCTGAAACGTAATTGCTATTTCCTTGTTAAAAAGTTCAGCTTTTTATGTGGGAACTTTGACTCCATACTAGTTTCGAGCAATAATTTATGTCTGAAATGTTAATGATATTTCCCTTGGTTTTCTGTAACAGTCAATCATGTGAGGTGATGGAGGGAAAATATGAAATAGACTGAATGATGGTAGCCATCAGTTTGAAGAAAAAGCATAGCATGAATCATTCACTGTCAAGGCAGGATCCACCCCTCACATTATCACCCAAAATTATGACGGTGATTGCTGATGAATGTAGAAGGCAGGTAGTGATTGGAAAAGAGcaatttagtttaaaaaaaaaaagtgatagccATTTTTCTATTATCTTGTATACCTTTCTGATACAGCATAAGGAAACTTCagcaaaaaaaagtatatatatatatatatatacgtacgtGTATATAAAAATAGAATGAAAATTCTGTATTGCATATTAGTGATGCATGTTCTTACCTTCAGGTAATGCACAGCTTTCTCAATGTtcccattgtggttctggagggCAGTTTGACACGCTTCGATCGTCACACCATGAACTGCCTCTTGCACCTGCAATCAAGAATGATAATATACAATTgatcaataacaacaataatctgATGGCAATATCTTAAGTGTTATCGTGATTAGCGTTGCGCCAACAACCAGTACCGTATTGTGCAATTTAGTGAGCAATGAATGACAATACCATAATACCACACACAAATGACCTGAAGGGTTTAAAAATATGATGGGTTTTTTTATGCATTAATTCTGTACTATAATGCATTGAACATTAACAACATGACCACTATGACAGTAGCGACACAGTATCATGTTGTAAGAGTTACATTTCCAAAGATAATCAGGCTTGATAGTCAGACAGTTATTCAATACAAATAAGTTTGTTATTGACTTTGACATTTCACAAAGTCAAGCAAATAAAAGTTAGGATTACCGCTTTGACTCTGTCAGCTGAATTTTCCAATCCGTCTGTCCTGGGACAGTAAGCGATGCCCGCTGGTGTTGTCAAAGCCTCAGCACAAATACCAGAGAGGCTAACTGATGTCTTCATTCCTGTCCGTGCTCCAAGATTGCTGGGGAAATTAGTCTTCAGCTCACCCAGCGGGGCAATCCCCTGTCCCTGTCCCTGTCCCTGTCCCTGAGCCTGCGCCTGCGCCTGCAAAGTTCTGAGCAGCATCGGTCGCACCGTAGCAGTGTTAGCTTGCCGTACGCGTCTGTCCTGGGCGGTGCTGCCGGTCAGGCTCTCGGCCTCCCTGAAGAAGCGGTCGTATTTGTCAAGGTAGGGCGGCCTCTCCGGCAGAAGGTAATAGTGAGTGTTACTAACTTTCCGTCCATCACGGACTATGGGGAGGATGCAGGGGGCCTTGTTTACaaagtccttcccctgtgcctgGATCACTTTGGGTGCAGTGTATTTGGGATTTGAAGCAAAGCTGTGCGTAGTAGGCATGAATTTACCTGGAGAGGTGGAGAGGTAGGAgctgtgtgggggggggcaggCGCTTAGGGCAACTGGTATGCTGATGGGGCTGACAGAGTAGACTCTCTGCTGCGGTGAGCCCACCTCCAGGCTTTTGGGGCTGGGAGTCCTGGAGCCAGGCTGCGACAAAGGTTCCCTGGGAGGGATTTGCGGTGGCCGATCCTGCTCCGAGCTTGAAATGTCATTGGTGAGGTCGCCCGGGGTCGGGGACAGAGAGAGGTCCCGGGACCAACGAGCCGAGGAGTAGTCGCCCTTTTTAATTGGTCGAGGGGGAATAGGGACACGAGGGGGGATCTGGGGTTTATTCTCAGCGTGTGCCTGCAGGCTTGAGGCTGAACTCGGGACATTCAGCCTCCTCATGCACTCTTGCTGGAGTTCCTGGAATATTTCTTCAGACTGAGAGAAGGAAGTAGTTGGGCCTTGGCTGTGCTTGCTGGGGAGAAAGAGGTTATCCTCCAGGCATGGTTTGTTTGTAACTCTGGAGACACGGGCCACGCCCCCCGCTTCCTGCCCACAGGGAAGCTCCTCCTCTGGGATGCGAACATTCGTCTGCTCCTGACTGTGCTGTTGCTCCATGCCGTTGATGGAACTCACCtaagatgaaaacaaaatatcatGAAAACTGCATGAATATGGTTACTATTATTATTCCACTAGTGAAACTCCAAATGATGTGCTGTGcataacttttttattttattctttaacAAGAAGCCCAACggcaacattttcaacagccgtTTGCTCCGTAAATCCATAAATATAGTATATCCGAGAATGTCTACTTCTATACTTTTCTGTGACTTCCGgtctctctgtagctctacaaTTATGACGCTGACACTTTAAGATCACTTCTCTATGAGAACATCCTGCAATTAAAGTCTTGTTGAAGAAGTCATCTTGGTCACAAAAGTGTCAACAACATGATGAATTTCTAGTTTTCATTTCTAGTTGAAGCAGCAAATTTGATCTACATatcaaaaacgtttttttggGTTGCTGTTTTTTTGGGGGCCATTCAGCTCCTTTGCAGAGGACCGGAAGTtgtgtgtgcaaaaaaaatggTTCCAAATATTAAAGAGTGGTAAAAGTAAGCCTTTGATGGGTAAACATTTTGGATTACCACTGAATTTAAAGAGACCCTTATTATTTACATCCAACATGCACTTGGGCAATGGATTGTAGTAACAGGTCCTACCGCACCTCCATatcatcttcatcttcatctTGGGCTACGTCGTCATACGCCGGGGGCGGGGGTAAAGGCCGTGCATTCCAGTCTACTACCGGTGTGGGGTGAAGTGGGCGGGGCAACGACTTGGAGGGACTCTGAGAAGGTGTTCTGTCCAAGAGATTCTCAGCTTTCAAAAACAGCTTTGCAACACTTGGGATTTCAACCGCAGGTGTCGGGGAGGGTGCGGGCGAGGGAAAGTCTTCCCCAAAGTCAATGAGGGAGGCTTCTCTCCCAGTCTTGTCAGTGCCCCGTTTGGAAGACGAGACCCGGGCCGTCGGTCGAAGTTTGACAGAGCCAATTTTCCCGAGTGACAGTCGCTTCAATTCGGCAGATGTCAAGTCCTCATCCTGATACACTGCATCATAACAAGGCTCTGAGGAGGAACGTGCAAAATAATTCATTACTTTTGTGGGACTGAAAGATGGGTTcgcaccaccaaaaaaaaaaaaaaatgcgtggcACATAGCTGGGGGACTTGATGGCAAGGTTCGGTgaggggaagggaagggaaggagaCAAACAATGACGTTATGGAATTGGAAATAAAAGTAATGGGAGAGTCATTGCGCAAGAAGAAAACAAGAGAAAAAATACATGAGGTGTTACCTTTGAAGAGTGGAGCTAGAAGGGAACAGAGAGGACAGGAGCAATGGGTGAAGAGCTGCTGAGAGAAAGCAGACTTACTCTTGATTACCACGCTTGGTTGAGGAGGGCGAGGAGGAGGCTCCTCTGGAAACAAAATACAGCCACCGCAGTGCAAGGAACAAGGGGGGGACAGCAAGCACATCAGAAAAGATGCCATTTGAGTTCAAGTCAGGAAATAAAAGGATTTTTCAGAATTTCAAACACAAAGTATATATAGGATAgtcacaaatcaaatcaaatgtaaTCATTTTACAGGACATATGGACAGGAACATCAACTTATGAATATGATGGTAGTAAGAGAGCAAAATCTAaatcaaatgaaagaaaaaacgtTGCCGTTTTCTTTTGGATCCCATTCACACCTTCAGACAATTTAATATCTCCAATTaatctaccatgcatgtttttgtaacGTGTCAGATTAAAGCCAGCGGTAAAGCCACACATGAGTCAACTgctaaaataaaacattgtaaGTATTCAAATGAATGCTATATAGAAAGACTACTGTTGAAGTAgcaacaaagtaaaaaaaacgaCGATAAAGAGAACAAAATGATCATCAGAAAATAAGCGATGGTCACGTTATCATTGACTCACTTTTGGCTCGCCCGGGTAGCTGAGTGGGCCGAGCTGCACTGAGGTCCAAACCGAGAACATCGGGAGGATCCATCGGATTCCCAAGAtacaaactgggagggagggagggaggagggggcaTAATTAGTTGAGCTCGGGCTAGGCAGTCATGGTCAGAAACTATAATGAAATACTGCCATCTACTGGTAAAAGCCTCACAGTGGGTCTTTTGTGGTCAATTTCCTGCTAATAAAAAGTGCACCCAATAAAAAGTATCTTTCTAGACCTAATTCAAGTGACTTGTTAGCCATAAAACAATAAGAAGTCTTTACTCATCGATCTTGTCAGGGAAGCCCCAGCAGCGATGAGGGTTGGCATCCCCGTGGCCAGTGTGGATGAAGCTGTTCTTGAGTGGTCGGCTGATGTCATGAGCTGACAAACCCGCCACTGAAGTCACCACGTGCCGGGGAAACTCTCCCACTTTGAGGGTGCGTTGGTTTTGACCTCGCCACCAATAGTTCTCGGCTCTGAAATATTTAATGATCAGGGAATTGAAaagacaaatgatttttttgtattcaacacctgaaaccaaaaaaaaaaaggctctcaCCTCCCCTCAATGATTGTGATGACATCATCGGTCTGAATCAGGAGCTTATCTTGCTCATCAAAGTCGTGCAGGGCACACATGTCCGTAGGCATGGTCTGAAATACATCCGTGCGCTTCAGACACAAATGCAAACAAGCACCACGGCATATTGAGGCGTCACCTCATGACAGCATCAAAAAGTTCCAAATAATTGACGCTAAAGTTGTGTGGGTTTATCTGTTCGTTATATTGCATATTTATCATCTTCGGAAAGTGACAATATCATTTATTGCTTTAGTTGTGTCTATTTAACTTGGTGACTTAATAGAAATtcatatttgattttatttcctGCAAGAATGTTGCTGGCACAGGTCAATGTTCTTTAGGCAAACATTTTAACAGGTATTGCAAAGATTGTCCGCTAGGTGTCATTAAAGATACATTTCAGTAAAGAGAATCAATCCTCAAGCTTGACATTCACGTTAATTTTCTCCGGTATTGTTGAGCGTATCAACCCCCCCGAGAATGCTAAAGCAGTCGCTTCCGAAAAGCGGCCAATTTACCTCAAGTAGGAACTCCCGTAGGGCTACAAAAGCAGGTCTGTCATCTGATTTTTGTGCCCAGCACTGCAACATGACGTTGTAAATATCCTGCGGACAGTCCTCTGGCTTAGGAAGGCGTTCATTTTCTTTGTCAATTTTATGCAGAATCtggacgagaaaaaaaaaaaaaacttgataaatatacaaatatattgCAGCATTTAGGATTTGTCTTCTTTTGTTCATATTACAAAAGAAGATGATTTGTTCTGCAAACACATTGACTGCTTAACTGAAATGTTCCTAGATACACATATCTATCTACCTGGCTCCCATTGAGGCCTAACCAAGGCTCCTGGCCTTGTGTGAGCATTTCCCATAGAGTCACACCAAACATCCACGTGTCAGTAGCATGAGAAAAGGTTCTGGTCTTCAGACTCTCAGGGGCGCACCTGTGGCACAGAAAACGTATCTTTTTGAATTATAATATCATATTCAAgtttatttgcaagaaccacacgggagacagtatgccctttgagcacttgcaagtggagaaaacgtttgtcgctgtgcatacagcgatgttgGAACAAAGTCTGACTTgattcttgcaagagagtaGTTACTGAGAGAAAACAGAGAATGgataggtttggtgaacccctggcctctggtcaaatcagagcagggggtgttttatgacGTTGGGGGaaatagaacaactttgattgcttcctctgcagctggtcaatcaagcagaggatgcaaccactttattttactgcgttgtgagagcaggacaagtttggttaatcattatagtctactttCAACATACGATCAgaataatctatcaaccctaacaaataatgtaatgtaatgtaatgtaatgtaatatccatccatccatccatccatgatgcaaactccacacagggagggctggaggtggaatggaacccgcaccctcctaactgtatataatataataaaaataagataATATTTGAGTCGAATAAATGGGATCCTTTGCAATCTGAAAGCTCATGAGCTCTGATTATTGCTTTCACTCACCATGCAAAGGGAACCTTGCGGTGTTCCTGCATGATATAATGCTCATGATTGTTGGGTAGTGCCCTCATCAGGCCAAAATCGCCAATCTTCACTCTGTGAGCTGATGCCAGTAAGATGTTCCTGAACAGAAGAGTCACATATTAACTAAGCCCAGAGCTCTGCATCTTGAATGACAACAACTAAAGTTCTACAGTGCTGAGAACATTTCTCTACTCATTGCTATGCAATTATACCGATGATGTATTCTGAAAGTTGTATGCTGCATTAAGTAACAATATTTCAGTAGCTACtagtagtgttttttttttttttctctcctttctTTGTTGTAATTTAGAATGTATTGTCCATCAACAGAAAATGAATAGTTTTAACCACGGCATGCCTGTCTGAAATGAGATTTACCATTTCCTCGGACATAATACTAAAGTATGATGCAAAACCAAAAACTAACTTTGAAAATTAGCGGCGCCTATTGAGGTTTTTCAATCGATTCAATCTGGCCAAGAGCACCCAATATACCAGCCAGCAAGTGACTCATTTAGTCTGTGGGCCAAGTCGCCCTGTAATCGTCGACAAATGTCTGGGTGGAGAATTGAGAAGCAAAGTCTATAGCCGTAAAATAACGTCAGATGCCATAAAAACAATTTGGAAGGGAAAATACGAGCAATTGAGTCCAGAGTAGATGAATGCCGCCGAAAAAAGATTTGAAGCCGCACAGcccgccctgccctgccctgcctgtTCGAATCAAAATGTTGACTGTACCTGGCTGCCAGATCCCGGTGTATAAAACGCCTCTGCTCCAGATAGGCCATGCCGCAGGCCACCTGCACTGCATACTGACACAGAGTGCGGATCAACACAGGGCCTTGCGGATGGACGGAGCGCAAGCGATCCAGCAGAGAACCGAGCGGCGCCAGCTCAGTCACCTGGCACATGGAGATAGAGAAGAAGAGAAAGTCCGTTGAAAAACTAAACAACAACTAAAGCACATTAGAGAAGGAGCACAGGAGCTTATGTTTATGACAAAGCGGCATGACAAAAACAGGAAGGCTATAAGTAATGACATAGCTCGTAAACTATTTGGCAGTGGAAGGTAGCGAGCGGGGTGTTGAAAAGGCAGAAATGCCAGTGGCTATTTTCGCCCCCCACCCCCGGTTACACTTGCTCTCCTCCCTTCCTGTTTCTCCAGCCTCTCATCACTCTCACACAAAGAAAGGCCTTAAGATGCCGGAGCAGATTAGAAGGAACTGTAAGGTCACGTAGAGTGAGTCCGACATACGCAAGTACACGTGTCGATGTACGTTTGCATGGTCCTGCCTCTGCGAGTGTGATTGATTCTGTGTGCGCACTACCATCTTCATTGGGTGTGTGAGCACCACACCGTAGAGGCGAATGAGGTTCTGGTGATCCAGCGAATGCATGGCGTTGACCTCGCAGATGAAATCCTCCAGAGCGTCGGGCTGGCTGAGCACGTCGGTCTTTAAGCACTTCACAGCTACATTCATCTGCAAAGGAGGACACAAACATAGTTTCCCCCTACGCAAACATTTTGGCGCATGCACAAAGGCTCCTCACCAGCTTGCCTGCAGGAGTCAGCCACTCTCCTCTCTTCACGACGCCAAAAGATCCATCCCCTAGCTTTTCCAGAAGAGTCAGGTCCTTCTCTGAGATGAGGCAGGTCAGAGCCTGTTGCTGCTGGCCATCAAGAGGAACAGCGGGATATGTGGCCAGGACCCCCTCCACTAAGCCCAGCGGAGGTGTGGAAGACAGCTTACGGAAGGAAGAGGTGGGCTGGCCCTGCTGGGGAAAGTCTCC is a genomic window containing:
- the tnk2b gene encoding tyrosine kinase, non-receptor, 2b, whose translation is MGETAEYKRLQETLESDCRCPSDDDEEKLGNNMECEEGTDWLLELLIEVQLQQYFLRIRDDLNVTRLSHFDYVKNEDLEKIGMGRPGQRRLWEAVKRRKAMCKRKSWMSKVFSGKRPDGGDFPQQGQPTSSFRKLSSTPPLGLVEGVLATYPAVPLDGQQQQALTCLISEKDLTLLEKLGDGSFGVVKRGEWLTPAGKLMNVAVKCLKTDVLSQPDALEDFICEVNAMHSLDHQNLIRLYGVVLTHPMKMVTELAPLGSLLDRLRSVHPQGPVLIRTLCQYAVQVACGMAYLEQRRFIHRDLAARNILLASAHRVKIGDFGLMRALPNNHEHYIMQEHRKVPFAWCAPESLKTRTFSHATDTWMFGVTLWEMLTQGQEPWLGLNGSQILHKIDKENERLPKPEDCPQDIYNVMLQCWAQKSDDRPAFVALREFLLETMPTDMCALHDFDEQDKLLIQTDDVITIIEGRAENYWWRGQNQRTLKVGEFPRHVVTSVAGLSAHDISRPLKNSFIHTGHGDANPHRCWGFPDKIDDLYLGNPMDPPDVLGLDLSAARPTQLPGRAKKEPPPRPPQPSVVIKSKSAFSQQLFTHCSCPLCSLLAPLFKEPCYDAVYQDEDLTSAELKRLSLGKIGSVKLRPTARVSSSKRGTDKTGREASLIDFGEDFPSPAPSPTPAVEIPSVAKLFLKAENLLDRTPSQSPSKSLPRPLHPTPVVDWNARPLPPPPAYDDVAQDEDEDDMEVSSINGMEQQHSQEQTNVRIPEEELPCGQEAGGVARVSRVTNKPCLEDNLFLPSKHSQGPTTSFSQSEEIFQELQQECMRRLNVPSSASSLQAHAENKPQIPPRVPIPPRPIKKGDYSSARWSRDLSLSPTPGDLTNDISSSEQDRPPQIPPREPLSQPGSRTPSPKSLEVGSPQQRVYSVSPISIPVALSACPPPHSSYLSTSPGKFMPTTHSFASNPKYTAPKVIQAQGKDFVNKAPCILPIVRDGRKVSNTHYYLLPERPPYLDKYDRFFREAESLTGSTAQDRRVRQANTATVRPMLLRTLQAQAQAQGQGQGQGQGIAPLGELKTNFPSNLGARTGMKTSVSLSGICAEALTTPAGIAYCPRTDGLENSADRVKAVQEAVHGVTIEACQTALQNHNGNIEKAVHYLKVEQLFCLGLRSRPECLKLLEMCDWNLEVAGTQMLDNYESTTQQRL